One Camelus ferus isolate YT-003-E chromosome 21, BCGSAC_Cfer_1.0, whole genome shotgun sequence genomic region harbors:
- the LY9 gene encoding LOW QUALITY PROTEIN: T-lymphocyte surface antigen Ly-9 (The sequence of the model RefSeq protein was modified relative to this genomic sequence to represent the inferred CDS: deleted 3 bases in 3 codons), giving the protein MVGPRRHTDGWAPQLLSNKPLKSHPHVVSPFLRTPLLVLLMGLGASGKDSAPAVVKGILGGSVTFSLDISTDTEIEHITWSGPQGSFALAFPRGVIVFTDRSYQGRVNIFTQNNSLSINKLTVKDAGSYQAQINQVSSNVTRNEEFTLHIYEQLQEPQVTVKSMTVSENASCNITLICSVERAGEDVLYSWTSRDPHASESWGGSTLTISWLPCDPDLSITCTAKNPVSQSSSRPIHNWQFCTDLGASRGGPMGETVAGILGESITLPLALQDSQDIEKVVWMFNTTIISKKRGQEATVNQLIKFKDPDKNTMQISSQDYSLKIGQLKMEDAGPYHAYVCSNSRIISTERIILLIYRRLKKPKVTFSLGPTEASICRVSLTCSVEDSGHNVTYSWTPLQKEAVLSQGGSHLNISWRSGENHPNFTCTASNPVSNSSWQFLSGNICPGPQRSTKLWIGFSLLVFIVLCFGISGWYFWKQKRRGSAPDFSSSQAEAPADIPEPTASHTGYIKLSHGHEKLNTCTTTARQQPRHISKGCSDSSGTTVEDKERTEMGQPVNGKDQTCDLFTQKNAEHDSDSEGQAEYDLVTPGDMAPALVAEGETMYTQVFLNLTGKTPIPQEKESSATIYCSVQKPQMAGPLPQQNDPESPEIPTYENLT; this is encoded by the exons ATGGTGGGCCcaaggagacatacagatggttGGGCTCCACAGCTTCTGTCCAATAAACCACTGAAGAGTCATCCACACGTAGTCTCTCCTTTTCTACGGACCCCTCTCCTTGTCCTGCTCATGG GGCTAGGAGCTTCTGGAAAGGACTCAGCCCCAGCTGTGGTGAAAGGCATTCTAGGGGGTTCGGTAACTTTCTCCCTGGACATTTCAACAGACACAGAGATTGAGCATATCACCTGGAGTGGTCCCCAAGGATCTTTTGCTTTAGCATTCCCAAGAGGAGTTATTGTCTTTACGGACAGAAGCTACCAGGGCCGAGTAAATATCTTCACCCAGAACAATTCTTTGTCTATCAATAAGCTGACTGTGAAAGATGCAGGATCCTACCAAGCCCAGATAAACCAAGTGAGTTCTAATGTCACCAGAAATGAGGAATTCACTCTGCACATCTATG AGCAGCTGCAGGAACCTCAAGTCACCGTGAAGTCTATGACCGTGTCTGAGAATGCCTCCTGTAACATCACCCTGATATGCTCCGTGGAGCGAGCAGGGGAAGATGTTCTGTACAGCTGGACCTCGAGGGACCCCCATGCTTCTGAATCCTGGGGGGGCTCCACTCTCACTATCTCTTGGTTGCCCTGTGACCCAGACCTGTCAATCACCTGCACAGCCAAGAACCCGGTCAGCCAGAGCAGCTCCCGTCCCATCCACAACTGGCAGTTCTGTACAG ATCTAGGAGCCTCCAGAGGAGGACCAATGGGGGAGACAGTGGCAGGGATCCTGGGAGAGTCCATCACCCTGCCCCTAGCACTCCAGGACAGTCAGGATATAGAAAAAGTTGTCTGGATGTTTAACACAACTATTATCAGCAAAAAGCGGGGACAAGAAGCAACAGTCAATCAGCTCATTAAGTTCAAGGATCCCGATAAGAACACGATGCAGATCTCCAGCCAGGACTACTCCCTGAAGATTGGCCAGCTGAAGATGGAGGATGCTGGCCCCTACCACGCCTATGTGTGCTCAAACTCCAGAATTATCAGCACTGAACGTATCATCCTGCTCATCTACC GGAGGCTGAAAAAGCCAAAAGTCACCTTTAGCCTC GGCCCTACAGAGGCCAGCATCTGCAGGGTCAGCCTGACATGCTCAGTGGAAGACAGTGGACACAACGTGACATACAGTTGGACCCCCCTGCAGAAAGAAGCTGTCCTGTCCCAAGGAGGATCTCACCTCAACATCTCCTGGAGAAGTGGAGAAAACCACCCCAACTTCACATGCACAGCCAGCAACCCTGTTAGCAACAGTTCC TGGCAGTTTCTTTCTGGGAACATCTGTCCAG GGCCTCAGAGAAGTACAAAGCTTTGGATTGGGTTCTCCCTGTTGGTTTTCATTGTTCTGTGCTTTGGGATCTCCGGCTGGTACTTTTGGAAGCAAAAGAGACGAG GTTCGGCCCCAGACTTCAGTTCCAGCCAAGCTGAGGCCCCAGCTGACATACCAG AGCCAACCGCCAGCCACACAGGATACATCAAGCTCTCCCATGGGCATGAGAAGTTGAACACTTGCACTACGACTGCCAGGCAACAGCCTAGGCACATCTCCAAAGGCTGCTCTGACAGCAGTGGAACAACC GTGGAGGACaaggagaggacagagatggGCCAGCCTGTCAATGGAAAAGATCAAACGTGTGACTTATTCACTCAGAAAAATGCTGAACATGACTCAGACTCTGAGGGGCAGGCAGAGTATGATCTTGTCACTCCAGGTGACATGGCACCTGCACTAGTGGCTGAAGGGGAAACGATGTATACACAGGTCTTCCTTAACTTAACG GGAAAGACCCCCATTCCTCAGGAGAAAGAGAGCTCAGCCACAATCTACTGCTCTGTACAGAAACCTCAGATG
- the LOC102508067 gene encoding LOW QUALITY PROTEIN: T-lymphocyte surface antigen Ly-9-like (The sequence of the model RefSeq protein was modified relative to this genomic sequence to represent the inferred CDS: inserted 1 base in 1 codon): MSVITCFNLRLTLHLHSPSAVVRQASLLVNIMGLSLPWSLLLLGLLTGPGASGEDSAPVVVTGTLGGSVILPLQLQDEQQVESILWMCRSVPRAIATITLVEAGGPDAFSQAETPYWGRLSVVGPGRSLQISGLTWEDAGPYRAHVNLRNSRITHTWEYSLHIYEQLAHPRVTLSSRISGNXHCLVTLTCVAESRGGTVTYSWTPLGPRTVVSHGGSVLSVSLRPGDGALNFTCVVKNPVSNSTSLPVSVLPSCTGPGVLGGDMVGEIVIGMLGRSAILPLEVPAGQEVEKVTWISRRLVAILQPGPAGKPILAAGTQGPYSRRLSVPYHDYSLQISPLGPQDSGPYRAWMTLHTPPINITKDFTLRIYERLQEPTITVSSQIMKDGTCFITLACSLDQAGEDVQYSWDPRGQGAVVSHGGTTLSVSRRSGVSDSYRCTAKNPVSQSSSSIPTSSLCSVPRQLFNPWWLVCTQWHSDY, translated from the exons ATGTCAGTCATCACTTGCTTCAACCTCAG GCTGACACTACATTTGCACAGTCCATCAGCTGTCGTCAGGCAGGCCAGTCTGCTAGTGAATATCATGGGCCTTTCTCTACCGTGGTCCTTGCTCCTCCTTGGTCTTCTTACTG GACCAGGGGCTTCCGGAGAGGACTCAGCCCCCGTGGTGGTAACTGGGACCCTAGGGGGGTCTGTCATTCTGCCCCTGCAGCTGCAGGATGAACAGCAGGTGGAGAGCATCCTCTGGATGTGTCGTTCGGTCCCCAGGGCTATAGCCACGATAACCCTGGTAGAAGCTGGAGGGCCAGATGCCTTTTCCCAAGCGGAAACGCCATACTGGGGTCGTTTGAGTGTGGTGGGGCCAGGCCGCTCCCTGCAGATCAGCGGCCTGACCTGGGAGGACGCAGGGCCCTACCGAGCCCACGTTAATCTGCGGAATTCCCGCATCACCCACACCTGGGAGTACAGTCTGCACATCTACG AGCAGCTGGCCCATCCCCGGGTCACACTGAGTTCCAGGATCAGTGGGA GACACTGTCTCGTCACCCTGACATGTGTGGCAGAAAGCAGAGGAGGCACTGTGACCTACAGCTGGACACCCCTGGGGCCCCGGACTGTTGTGTCCCATGGAGGATCTGTCCTCAGTGTCTCCTTGAGGCCTGGGGATGGTGCTTTGAACTTTACCTGCGTGGTCAAGAACCCCGTCAGTAACAGCACTTCCCTCCCCGTCTCGGTGCTGCCCTCGTGCACAG ggccaggAGTCCTGGGAGGGGACATGGTAGGGGAGATAGTGATCGGCATGCTTGGGAGGTCAGCCATTCTGCCCCTGGAGGTCccagcagggcaggaggtggaaaAGGTTACCTGGATATCTCGAAGACTTGTTGCAATTTTGCAGCCAGGACCAGCAGGCAAACCAATCCTGGCTGCTGGGACTCAGGGACCCTACAGCAGGCGACTGAGTGTCCCCTACCATGACTACTCTCTTCAGATTAGCCCCCTGGGGCCGCAGGACTCTGGCCCCTACAGAGCCTGGATGACTCTGCATACTCCCCCGATCAACATCACCAAGGACTTCACCCTGCGCATCTATG AGAGGCTGCAGGAGCCCACTATCACGGTCAGCTCTCAGATCATGAAGGATGGGACCTGCTTCATCACCCTGGCCTGCTCGCTGGACCAGGCTGGAGAGGATGTTCAGTACAGCTGGGACCCTCGCGGCCAGGGAGCAGTTGTGTCACATGGGGGGACCACCCTCAGTGTCTCCAGGAGGTCTGGGGTCAGTGACAGCTATCGCTGTACTGCCAAGAACCCCGTCAGCCAGAGCTCCAGCTCCATCCCTACCAGCTCCCTCTGCTCAG TTCCTCGTCAACTCTTCAACCCCTGGTGGCTGGTTTGCACCCAGTGGCACTCTGATTACTGA